DNA from Elaeis guineensis isolate ETL-2024a chromosome 2, EG11, whole genome shotgun sequence:
tgcctattcTGCTCGTGAATTTGGACATAAAGTTCGTCGGGTATTAACTGATATAgaaatttgatagatagagacataTGTTTTGCTAAACTGCATGAAGATCGATCCATATATCGAGTAAGTATTcatcacaatctcaactctttaatcacttatcatccGATACTTATCTTATACATGTATAGACAATATGATGAGATACTAAGATGAGACAATCCAATAATAAGTGAGGAAAAAATTTTCACTTAGTGTTCACAAAACTTTACAAATTGATTCCATCAACTGGTAAGTGACCATTGTTATTTTATTCATTTTAATTtctctcaatttatttttttataatatgctgGATATGTAAAGGGGTGAATCCATACATAAGAAGCTAAGACCATTAGGTTATAGACCAACAAAGTATATGACATGTTATAATAGCTGTAGTataaatggtttcaaatttcaCACGCGGCAATATCTTTATCATAAGAGTACAATAAATAGTGGTGTGTGTATAAAGGACATCTGATGGGTAGAGGTGGAGAGTGAATACTATGAAATCCTCAgagaagtgatcaagttgacctaccttggaggtaatagtgtcattctgtCTAAGTGCCGATGGTTTGATACCGACAATTGTATGAAGGTTGATTCATGGTACAGACTTATTGAAATTAAACATGGATCAAAAGTATATGTCAACGATCTTTTTGTACTAGCTCAACAAGCtattcaagtgtattatactctttttccatcaagaaaaaaaaataaaagattggtGGGCTGTATGTAAAGTTAAGTCTTGAGTCATTCATTGTgaatttgaagaagaagaaaaagagctcCATTTACTAGAATACTTTCAGAAGGATGAAATGTTAGGAGTTCATCAGCATTTAATAGATACATAGTTGGATGCTCTAGAAATTCTCCtacatgatggccaacatgagaagatagatcatattgagtttgtttttaAGGAACATCCTATCCAAGAAGGTGAAGAGGAAGAAGAGCAAAAAGTTGAGGAAGCGGATGAATCGAAAGAAGAATTCGAAGGGTGCCAAACATCTAAAGAGAAAGATAAGTAGTTAATCCCAGGAAGGAAGGAGTCGATCCCAAAGATAAAGGAGTCAACTCTGGCATGCTAAAAAAGACTGGCACGCAGTAGGAGCGGCCCCAGGGTAAATGGAGCCATTTTTGAATAATTTCAATTATTTTATTTGCTTTTCATACTTGCCTTACATTATTTCAATTATTATATTGTTTgtcatatttgtataattaatatataaatctatttatttttattttcagagattataggaTAAGTACTCTTAGAGGACAAAGCTGTGCTAGTCGAGGAGAGGCTCTAAAGAATAGAGCTCCGGAGAAGAGAGCTCTCGTGTGGGAAGCTCATATGGTTCTGCAGCACCCGCATCATGAAGTAAAATCTAACACTAGAAATTCTTCAttagattattttattttttattatctgatataatattctttatgatctttTGCTACTCTCAGGTTTGGATGATGTGGGGTCACCATGACCCCACTGTCACATGGAGCAACGGCTAGCTCTATGCCTCAGCACCGTGGTAGAGAATTCACCCAGCTCGCGGTGGTGACCCCACTGTCACATGGAGCAACGGCCAGCTTTATGCCTCAGCGTCGTGGTAGAGGATTCACCCAGCTCGCGGCACCTTGGATCCGATCAGAAGATAGAGAGCTAGTGTATATTCAGAGCCGCACATAAGTACTTGATCCTCgagcaatatttttaaaatatttttatcattttagaatcaatatttttttttcaaaatcaattttgtagaATATTTAGAGAGCCCGAGGTATCTCATATCGTTATTGGGATCGTTCGATAATTGATGTCGAGGTCGATGAACGAGTTCTCCAGTTGGCCGTCGAGGGCTCGTGATGCTGCATGGGAGATATTCCTGATcagtcaaagatgtttaatttttaaatttataatatatttatattctatttattgatACATACCATCTTTTATTTGCAGTCATACTATCGATTTgagactcctcaggatgaggaggccaGTCGTTGGACCTTCGAGGAGGTCGCCACATGTCAGCTCCATGATGGACTATATCACCTCAGGCAGTCCGTCATTGAGTTCTCCAATTCTAAGTCACCATCAAAATGGAAGTCTTTCACAGATCATTGGATACGTGGGGATGTTTGGGAGGCCCTCTATGACCAGTGGAGTAATGAAGAGTGCTTCGGTAGACGACAAAGAGTCCAATAGAATCGGACCATTCCATAGGATCCAATCAAACACACCGATGGCTCTATTGGCATACATGTCATTgcagatagattgataaaaattttaaacttatattaatctcatatttagttgGTCATATATTAgtttttattaacttgatttctttatttattGTAAATATGGTAGCTGGGTCATGTACCACGGCAACTGCAGTTGTGGGAGGCCATGCACTAGTCTAGAAGGACCGATGATTATTTAGATCTTAGATCCAGACCGATCGTgataatttaaaagattatttattatttttttatatgtagTGATATGTATTtaatactaataaatttttaaactgtataaATGAATTATGCGGAGTATGTCATAGCGTGGCACGATGAGGATCCATCCTTTCAACCCCTCTTTGATCTCGAGGGTTGGCTCAGAGCCACCAAAGAGGTTACTAGGAGCTGGGTCATAGGGTTCGGACATAGCTTTGACCCTCCAGTGGCTCGTTAGTCATCAACGTCCTTCTCTCAGACCTCGACGATCCAGATATGGAGTGATACACATGTTGAGGAAGTCGTGCAGAGGCTTTTTCATCAATGACCTCTGAGCTTTTGGGATGCCATCCGCGATACGGTGATTAAGATTCTTCGAGATCCACATCTATACGATCAGTTGAGCTCATTGTCACAGCCATCATAGCAGGTAAGTCAAgtagtattaataaatttatttatttattttaaatttttatatttagaagcttcacatagttaggcttgagtCGAATGAAGGAGATTTAGGGGTCAAAAGTCAGCCTACATATTCGATGGATGGGATAAGGTGTAGATACGTCCATATCATTGAATGGAATGTGTAGGAACAATCTGTTCGAAAATcgaaggagtatatcgaaatataccttTCTATGTCAGTTTCGGCTTGAGGCGAGAGGGAGGGGTACCCAGgagttcaaaatttaatctaacgaTCTGATGGATAGGTTGAAGATGTCTATATCTCCGTATCATCAAATGAAACATATACGAATAATTTATTCGAGAATTGaagaaatatatcaaaatatatccctccatgCCGGTTTAAGCTTCAAGCGAGAGGGAGATAGTACTCATTAGATTAAAATTCAACTTAACCATCTGATGGAGTATTGATTgggggtgtctatagctccgtattatTGAATGGAACGTATAGAAATAATTCGTTCAAAAATCATATTgtttatataaatatatccctCCGTAAAGTTTTAGACTTAACGCGCATCAATTACTttagttttataattttaattaattaagttttaaagttattaataatatttttttatcacagaaTGTTAGGATATCCGGCTCTCATGCATCCACCTGTTGCTGTAGAGAATATATGAGAGCAGcaggagaggaaggaggaggataTTCGTTGATTTTTTTCAGCTTTGAtgtaatatatttgatatttgagtagtattatttgtataattttattttaatataatatataatattaattttttatttatgatggtgataATTAATTGTTAGTTGTTATAATATTCGTAAATATATGTTGcttgttaattaaattataacagattttaatatataaaattactaaaaaaaattttaaaaaaattattagcgatggctgttGCGACGGCAGCTCCGTCGCTAAAGGTGACGACCTATTAGAGACGAAAacaccatcgctaatatttttaaaattttttaattaaaatttaaaaaaatattataagcgaTGGAATGTTGTCTCTAAAGTCGTCTCTAATATGCATTATTAGCGACCGCGAGATCACCGTCCCTAATATATAGCTTCAATGTCGTGTTTTTTACTGGGGTttgtcactaatactattagcaatggtgtttttattattagcgatgatttttACCCATCACTAATAGTCTAATTTCTTGTTGTGCAatgtaaaatcaaaattttaaaatattcccaGTAATTTTGACCTAATGCTCTTTTTTTCCTATGATGAGAAGCGACGAAAGTGGTGTAGGTGTGATGATGACGTGGAGAAGTGGCAGGTCGAGAAGTATGGGAAACCACAAGCATGGGGGAAGGGGACGGAAGGAGGGGCAGGCATGTGCAGAGAAGCCATTGGGTGGTGGGGACTAGCACAAAGGGGCTGTCGGGGGGGGGCACGCAGAGCTATGGGGGTGGTGGGATGAGTGCAAAGGAGCCGCGGAAGGGGTGGTGGGATACGATGGCAAAGGAGTTATGGGTCGCGGGTGGGGGGGATCGAGATGGAGCAGCTGCGAGCAGGTGGCAAGACAGAGGAGCCATGGGTAGGCGGAGAATGAACGAGCTGTGGGTGGCACCGAGAGAAGGGAGGGTTGAGCAACgaattttgtgtgatttttttgagaaataattttattcaaaatttttatatataatattatcaaagaaataataatttgaataatcaCTCTTCCTCGGGACTATCTAAATTGTCTTATAGGAGGCAATAtagattatcaaaataatttggaTTGCCAtcgaaaaatataataaatatagtaATTCAATGAGCCCACTTTAAAGTGCCGAATTgtcagctaccaaatgcaaccatGGAAGAATTAGGAGGATAAGGAACAACCATAATCTTGTATAATAGTGAGCAAAAGTTTTCAAGGACTACTTTCCAAAAGCATCACCGGACCTTATTGAAAGCACGACAGCTGATTGATGCAGTCTTAACAACCAGGCGAAAGGTTCTACCGGGAATAAAATACAGCGTCGCACGTATTTCCCTCGGTTGATCTATTCACATTATCATATGATAGACATCGTTTAAGTTTTTCTACCTTCCTTTTAAAGCACCTAAGGCACTACATAGAATTATAACATATCGAACTTCAAATTTAGAACTTCTAACATCTCTATGGTATATGAGGTAATCTAATTGATAACAAGACTCTTGACCTTGATGCATCTTTATCGATTTTGTGGAGCCACATGGCATAGTGTTCTTTTTGTGCGTGCGTGTATGTCCGCATGCGTGCATGAGTGCATGCATGTGTAAGAGAGAGAGTACGTGTGTTAACCGGCCTAATGCAGAAAAAATATACTATAGCATGCCTataattattgttattatttttaattataagaaTAAATATCATTTGCAGAACCGATGCCATTGGGGCTAAAATTGGATCGCATACCAATCAGATGCCAATATATCCATATCCAAATTTGtttcatttaaaaaatataaatataaatatagatattattcggatgtaaaaatttatatccaaatttattttaaactgatacggataaaattcagatactaGAAATATAGATGTAATTATGGATATAGGTTGGATGgttaaattttataactatacaattaaaaatattactaaatagataataaatctaattaataacAGATTTATAcggttgtatatttttttaaaaaattaataaatattatataaaattatatagatttatagATAGATTTAAATATTCAGATATAGATAGGATAGttatctatctatatctatatctatttttttatatatataaaaatatgaatattaattgaatttttaatttttttgtttaatatccAGATTAATTTAGATATGGTAACGAATCTGCATGAATATTATCAATGCCAGTTTCATCCCTAGATGCTATCCTTTTTATCATCTAAATCCAAGGGGGCGGGGTCCGATTGCAGGTGGCATCGGCCTCTCGAGGAAAGGTTAGGTGGGAGCGGGAAAAAAACCGAAGAATAGGCGTCCATGTGCAATTGGACCGCGTCAAATTCCACGGTGGATAAGACGCGACGCTACCCCTTGTGGTTTCATCAATTTCCGATTGCGCGCTATCGACCGTGCTTACGCTCCGGGATTTGCCTTGGTGCATGCCATAATTTCTCGAAGCACAGGGAGGGGACGCGCTAAGAGAGAGGTCCCGTGGCGGATCTGAGCTCCAGCGAGTGGCCGCGCGGCATGGCTCCGCTTTTTGAAGCACGACGACGCCATTGAAACTGTCCACTTgtttatactaaaaaaaaaaaaaaaaaaaagctgtccACTTGTGAATTTCCAAGCAAGCATGTGATATTTTatccaaataataatattttatggcATCGTGGATGCAAAAAATTTGATTCCATGAGATTAAAAAGTTGGCGTCATGCGAAGCCATTAATTGAACCTGTTGTACTACCTACCGACCACCCGCAGAGCAGGCGGTCTTTGACCACGCGGCTGCCACCGCTGCCTGGTGGATGATTCTGCGagggacagagagagagagataaattCAACCGTTGAATATAAACAGAAAATTACTATACTACTgtctctaaaaaatttaaaaaactgaattataaaaaaataaactattaaaaaatttagaaaattgaGAAAAATGTTATCCGGAATAAGATCTATATATGAAAACACGatccaaaaaatatgatttattttttataatgatcCCATCCTTAACTTATAACAATCCGTTTTAAATAATTCTTCTTTAACTAGTGTGTCATGAAAATGCTTGGCCCAAATAGCTTTTTCAAATGgttagaaaaagaataaaaaatttaaaaattaaaaaaaaaaagagagaattttaatCTTTTAGTAAGACAGAGAGATAGGGCActgataagagaagaagttgatttttttattattttaaatatatcttaaaaaaatttatttataaattttatttagatgatcaaataaatattatatatattttaaaaaaaatataatgttttATAAATATTGTTTTTTTGGAAATCAATGACCACTGCGAAAGGATCGTTACTCTTTGGATATATAGGAGAATGTGGCTAGAGGATGTTTAAaagaatttaaattaattaaaattaaaaaattaattatttttaaaaaattaaatattttttaattaaaactcCAACACCAACAATCAAGATACACTAAGAAAAATTTAGAAGGTATTTGGTGTATTATATAGGTAATTGCTATAGTAATGTAATTGCAGAGAGAATGTGATtatctaataaaattataaaaaattttatattacagtGTTTGGTATGTACAGTAATATTATTGTAGAATTATAAAAAATCTTACATTGTAGTGTTTAATATACAATTTAAATTACATAGAATATAAATCAATTTTTTCAAAGTATCTCCATCTTTGTTTattgattattgtctattttGTAGAGAGAACTTAATTCCGAGATCAATCATTTTTTGTGACATCacccattatatttttttttattttcatcaattgAAACTatgcataatttattttgatttattttgacgAAAATATTTTAGTCCTAAAGTTATCTTATTGTAAAATTACAAGATTGTAAGATTATATATAATCACATAGTTATTTTCTCTTAAACAatcagattatttttttttgagataatactGTATTACAAGCAATGTAATGCAGTATTActcatgaaaataataaaataaataatataatttaattatttattatataattatatttaattcaatcGGGATTCATACTACGTTTATATGTAATACAGTATTActcatgaaaataataaaataaataatataatttaattatttattataaaattatatttaatccaATCAGGATTCATACTACCAAACGCCCCTTTAGCTTCAATTCAACGCGAGACAGACAGACGCAACAACGCACAGAGAGACCGAAGGAAAGAAAGATGGGCTCAGAAACAGCAGCAAGCCAACGCCGACGTCAACCCGGCCAAGCCAGGTACGCGCAGCTGGGATGCAGTCCGAGCTCGCGTGATGCAAGCCATGGAGTCCTATGGTTGCTTTGAGGCCGTCTATCCGCGAGTCTCCTCCGAGCTCCGTGACTCCCTCTTTGGCACTGCCCTGAAGGAGCTTTTcgccctccctcttgagaccaaGCAACAAAACATCTCCGACAAGCCCTTCCACGGTTACGTCGGCCAGATTCCCTACCTCTCTTATGAGAGCCTGGCCATCATGGACGCACCGTTTCCCTACGGTGCCCACAGCTTCACCAGCCTCATGTGGCCCAATGGAAACCCCACCTTTTGGTACAACACTACgcacccatatatatatatatatacacacacacatatgtttttctttcctttttctcagTTAACTAGTAGACTAGATTTTGATAGACCATCTAAAGGGGATATATATAGCTTAGTTGATTTCCTATCGGTGTCCGTACTTGGCTAGTGAGACGGTGCAGTCGTTCTCGGAGCAAGTGATGGAGTTGGAGGAGACGATCCGGAGGATGGTTTTGGAGAGTCTTGGGGTGGAGAAGTACTGCGCGGCTCAGACGGAGTCCACGAGGTTCTTGTTCAGGGTCTCGGAGTACGGGGCGCCTCagggagaggaggagaagaagctgGGTTTGGTTCCTCACATGGACAAGAACACGCTGGGCATCGTGTGCCATGGCCAGAACCAAGTGGATGGACTTGAGATGGAGACAGAGGATGGGGAATGGATTCCTGTCACTCCCTCGCCGGCATCCTTCATCGTCATCGCCGGAGATGCCTTCAGGGTATGATGCAATTCTTTCTCCGTTTCCAAGAACCAGCCTTTGCCGTTGCTGCTGTTTAAATGAAATGCCTTAATCACCTTGCCTCCAAACACGCAGAAATCCTTATAAATTACTCTTTTAATGTTTCCAAAACATCAAAATAGGATGTGGCAATGTGGATCAG
Protein-coding regions in this window:
- the LOC105038156 gene encoding LOW QUALITY PROTEIN: probable 2-oxoglutarate-dependent dioxygenase AOP1 (The sequence of the model RefSeq protein was modified relative to this genomic sequence to represent the inferred CDS: inserted 2 bases in 1 codon; deleted 1 base in 1 codon), encoding MGSETAASQRXDVNPAKPGTRSWDAVRARVMQAMESYGCFEAVYPRVSSELRDSLFGTALKELFALPLETKQQNISDKPFHGYVGQIPYLSYESLAIMDAPFPYGAHSFTSLMWPNGNPTFCETVQSFSEQVMELEETIRRMVLESLGVEKYCAAQTESTRFLFRVSEYGAPQGEEEKKLGLVPHMDKNTLGIVCHGQNQVDGLEMETEDGEWIPVTPSPASFIVIAGDAFRAWTNGRVYSPLHRIVVGGDRTRYSAIMFSIPKDNVVIQAPPELVDEEHPSLFRPLLHNEYVHFCFSEEAMKAKYQLDAYRGVAAENLVMPGDEA